One part of the Papilio machaon chromosome 5, ilPapMach1.1, whole genome shotgun sequence genome encodes these proteins:
- the LOC106708851 gene encoding nascent polypeptide-associated complex subunit alpha, muscle-specific form isoform X1, protein MGVRQNPWTPTKRRGPIAAEAASPGPAVVSLPSLIGKPPPESRKPRAPAFTFGQKLELAASGHAGPGPATYNTEGMTAKGRASVPAASLHGRWPAPRVHPTPAPCDYEPSKAARHAPAFSIGLRVSMPQPGSQTPAPNIYSMPPVLGEAKEGSKRAAPAFSITGRGKTIESKTPMPGPGTYTTDKAAAVLTKRPPAYTMAPRREVKQPSASVPGPGVYCPEKADAILREKSPKYSLSGKLKVEKIEYLPAPNAYNPEKADRVLREKSPAYSFRTKSEIVKIHDAPAPNVYSPEKSLNVLKSGPKYTLAGKGAAEKHEVTPAPNSYNPQKADKILHESSPAYSIRTKEIVEKIEQTPAPNVYAPEKSMHMLNGGPKFSISGKSECVKINETPAPNSYNPQKADKVLHESSPSYSFRIKEQNVVRSDSPAPNAYSPENCIKILDTSPKFTISGKGASSKTDDFPGPNAYCPDKADKLLHESSPSYTFRPKEHLKKIENTPAPNAYFPEKSINTFDNSPKFTISGKGVTPKHDNTPAPNTYSLDKVDKILYDSSPSYSFRTKNCNDKPSDTPAPNMYDPQLLNGTPKFSLYGKGTDAKPLDTPGPNAYDPHLLDGTPRYTMAGRNVQEKSSDVPAPNAYNPLLAENSPKFTFSGRPVDGKPSETPGPTSYNPHISNDSPKFTISGKGSNVKPSVTPGPNTYDPNLPSSTPMFTIAGKGHPSKVIDTPGPNTYFTEKGTNAISESSPSYTFRIKHLLPKSVDSPAPNSYDPSKYIHLLDGVPKYSFGLKGPAEKPSSNPAPNAYNPEKADKVLHEHSPAFTFRPKIENKKIDDTPAPNVYNPDKADKILLDNAPRYSFRIKTNPPKPDNVPAPNSYNPDKADKVMMHHAPQYSFRIKTDNLKVQDTPAPNTYNIPTTVQTPLYTISGRHKEPIDERLKVPSPGTYNPEKSYKFVLTYSPQYTFGVKIQTDKYADSPAPNTYRIASVLDTPVYTFSGRHKLPVDDRVRVPAPGTYFPEKVQLSKTPQITFGIKHSPRLGQLRPITPQQQTDKETNEEVRVTRTQIVSTPRNAESPRYETYNTNENISNNIISQNHVDDSNESNINVYDTRTQVTHLRSPSEARSTTATPEPVQETLTQEIVWVPEKPIRRGSYTIDTSDGNGSFERYNRNEVVPVEGGVVHMHESGERGGSNTNQNYQESVEREGYKQVTDKSVSNTNAFEKKQAGSQEVRTNTDVQHLPNGGTSTTTTTTTVKKFGTAAKAANSTTNITRTKVAVTSRDVGVK, encoded by the exons GTCGTGCGTCGGTTCCTGCGGCATCGCTACACGGGCGGTGGCCAGCGCCGCGTGTGCACCCGACGCCTGCCCCTTGTGACTACGAGCCCAGCAAAGCTGCTCGTCACGCGCCCGCTTTCTCTATCGGTCTTCGAGTCAGTATGCCGCAACCCGGTAGCCAGACCCCAG CACCCAACATCTATTCCATGCCTCCAGTCCTCGGAGAAGCGAAAGAGGGCAGTAAACGCGCAGCGCCAGCGTTCAGTATTACCGGTCGGGGCAAAACTATCGAGAGCAAAACGCCCATGCCCGGTCCGGGTACATACACCACCGATAAGGCAGCAGCGGTGCTTACTAAGAGACCACCCGCGTACACCATGGCACCAAGAAGGGAGGTCAAACAACCTTCTGCTTCTGTGCCAGGACCCGGAGTTTATTGCCCTGAAAAG GCCGATGCAATTCTCCGTGAAAAATCTCCAAAGTATAGCCTTTCtggtaaattaaaagttgaaaaaatagaatacTTACCAGCACCGAATGCATATAACCCTGAAAAGGCCGATAGGGTATTGAGAGAAAAGTCGCCCGCTTACTCGTTCCGAACAAAATCGGAGATTGTTAAAATACACGACGCCCCTGCACCAAATGTATATTCGCCTGAAAAGTCACTTAATGTTCTTAAAAGTGGCCCAAAGTATACGTTAGCTGGTAAAGGAGCAGCAGAAAAGCATGAAGTAACACCAGCGCCAAACTCATATAATCCACAGAAAGCTGATAAAATTCTACACGAAAGTTCGCCAGCTTACAGTATACGCACAAAGGAAATTGTGGAAAAAATTGAACAAACACCAGCTCCAAACGTATATGCTCCAGAAAAGTCAATGCATATGCTTAACGGTGGGCCCAAATTTAGTATTTCTGGTAAAAGTGAGTgcgttaaaattaatgaaaccCCTGCTCCTAATAGTTATAATCCACAAAAAGCTGACAAAGTTTTACATGAATCGTCTCCGTCGTACAGTTTCAGAATTAAGGAACAAAATGTTGTAAGAAGTGATTCCCCAGCGCCTAATGCATATTCCCCAGAgaactgtattaaaattttagatacatcacctaaatttacaataagtGGAAAAGGAGCATCAAGCAAAACTGACGACTTTCCAGGACCAAATGCATATTGTCCGGACAAAGCCGATAAGCTTTTGCACGAGTCATCTCCATCATATACGTTTCGGCCAAAAGAACACTTAAAGAAAATTGAGAATACGCCTGCACCTAATGCTTATTTTCcagaaaaatctataaatacaTTTGACAACTCACCAAAATTTACTATAAGTGGAAAAGGAGTAACACCAAAACATGACAACACTCCTGCTCCAAATACTTATAGCTTAGATAAAgtcgataaaattttatatgattcTTCACCTTCGTATAGTTTTAGAACGAAGAATTGTAACGATAAACCCAGTGATACACCCGCCCCAAATATGTATGATCCCCAGTTACTAAATGGGACCCCTAAGTTTAGTCTTTATGGCAAAGGTACTGATGCTAAGCCATTGGATACTCCTGGACCAAATGCTTACGATCCCCATTTATTAGACGGGACTCCAAGATATACTATGGCAGGGAGGAATGTTCAAGAAAAATCATCTGATGTTCCAGCACCTAATGCCTATAATCCACTTTTGGCGGAAAATTCTCccaaatttacattttctgGCCGTCCAGTAGACGGAAAGCCATCAGAGACTCCTGGTCCAACTAGTTATAACCCACATATTTCTAACGATTCTCCTAAATTTACTATATCTGGCAAAGGATCAAATGTAAAACCATCGGTTACTCCTGGGCCTAACACTTATGACCCAAATCTACCATCCAGTACGCCTATGTTTACAATAGCTGGTAAAGGACATCCAAGCAAAGTCATTGATACACCAGGACCAAATACCTACTTTACAGAAAAAGGGACTAATGCGATTTCAGAAAGTTCTCCCTCTTACACATTTAGGATTAAACACCTCCTTCCTAAGTCAGTCGATTCGCCTGCACCGAATTCCTATGATCCAAGCAAGTATATTCATTTGTTAGATGGTGTACCTAAATATTCTTTTGGGTTGAAAGGTCCAGCAGAAAAACCGTCTTCTAATCCCGCGCCTAATGCATATAATCCTGAAAAAGCTGATAAAGTACTTCACGAGCATTCTCCCGCTTTTACATTCCGTCCGAAGATTGAAAATAAGAAGATCGACGATACTCCGGCCCCTAATGTATATAACCCTGATAAGGCAGATAAAATTCTTTTGGATAACGCTCCACGTTATTCATTCAGAATTAAGACAAATCCTCCTAAGCCAGATAACGTCCCTGCTCCAAATTCATACAATCCCGATAAAGCAGATAAAGTTATGATGCATCACGCGCCACAATATTCCTTTAGGATTAAAACTGATAATTTGAAAGTTCAGGATACACCAG cgcCCAATACTTACAATATTCCTACAACCGTTCAAACTCCACTATATACAATATCTGGTCGACATAAGGAACCTATAGACGAACGTTTAAAGGTCCCATCTCCTGGCACATACAATCCAGAGAAGAGTTATAAATTTGTGTTAACATATTCGCCTCAATATACTTTTGGAGTCAAAATTCAAACAGATAAATATGCTGATTCGCCCG CCCCCAATACGTACAGAATAGCATCTGTATTGGATACTCCGGTCTACACGTTTTCAGGACGTCATAAACTTCCCGTAGACGACCGTGTTCGTGTTCCCGCGCCTGGCACCTACTTCCCCGAAAAG GTCCAGTTAAGTAAAACACCTCAGATTACGTTCGGCATTAAGCATTCTCCTCGCTTGGGTCAACTAAGGCCGATTACACCGCAACAACAAACAGATAAAGAAACTAATGAGGAAGTGCGTGTAACGCGGACACAAATCGTTTCGACGCCGAGAAACGCTGAAAGTCCTCGGTACGAAACCTACAATACAAACGAAAATATATCGAACAATATAATATCGCAAAACCATGTCGACGACTCGAAcgaatcaaatataaatgtttatgatACTCGTACTCAAGTAACTCATTTAAGATCACCCAGTGAAGCTAGGAGTACGACTGCGACACCTGAACCAGTCCAAGAAACTCTGACTCAAGAGATTGTTTGGGTACCAGAAAAGCCTATTCGTCGTGGTTCCTACACCATAGATACGTCTGATGGAAATGGATCCTTTGAAAGGTACAATAGAAATGAAGTCGTTCCTGTCGAAGGAGGAGTTGTACATATGCATGAAAGTGGCGAGAGAGGTGGATCAAACACCAATCAAAATTATCAAGAATCTGTAGAAAGGGAAGGATATAAGCAAGTTACTGATAAGAGTGTCAGTAATACTAATGCCTTTGAAAAGAAGCAAGCTGGTTCTCAAGAAGTTCGTACAAACACAGATGTACAACACTTACCCAATGGAGGAACGTCAACGACTACCACTACAACAACAGTCAAAAAATTCGGCACGGCCGCTAAAGCTGCTAATTCTACAACCAATATCACACGTACCAAGGTCGCAGTCACATCACGTGATGTTggtgttaagtaa
- the LOC106708851 gene encoding uncharacterized protein LOC106708851 isoform X3, protein MTAKGRASVPAASLHGRWPAPRVHPTPAPCDYEPSKAARHAPAFSIGLRVSMPQPGSQTPAPNIYSMPPVLGEAKEGSKRAAPAFSITGRGKTIESKTPMPGPGTYTTDKAAAVLTKRPPAYTMAPRREVKQPSASVPGPGVYCPEKADAILREKSPKYSLSGKLKVEKIEYLPAPNAYNPEKADRVLREKSPAYSFRTKSEIVKIHDAPAPNVYSPEKSLNVLKSGPKYTLAGKGAAEKHEVTPAPNSYNPQKADKILHESSPAYSIRTKEIVEKIEQTPAPNVYAPEKSMHMLNGGPKFSISGKSECVKINETPAPNSYNPQKADKVLHESSPSYSFRIKEQNVVRSDSPAPNAYSPENCIKILDTSPKFTISGKGASSKTDDFPGPNAYCPDKADKLLHESSPSYTFRPKEHLKKIENTPAPNAYFPEKSINTFDNSPKFTISGKGVTPKHDNTPAPNTYSLDKVDKILYDSSPSYSFRTKNCNDKPSDTPAPNMYDPQLLNGTPKFSLYGKGTDAKPLDTPGPNAYDPHLLDGTPRYTMAGRNVQEKSSDVPAPNAYNPLLAENSPKFTFSGRPVDGKPSETPGPTSYNPHISNDSPKFTISGKGSNVKPSVTPGPNTYDPNLPSSTPMFTIAGKGHPSKVIDTPGPNTYFTEKGTNAISESSPSYTFRIKHLLPKSVDSPAPNSYDPSKYIHLLDGVPKYSFGLKGPAEKPSSNPAPNAYNPEKADKVLHEHSPAFTFRPKIENKKIDDTPAPNVYNPDKADKILLDNAPRYSFRIKTNPPKPDNVPAPNSYNPDKADKVMMHHAPQYSFRIKTDNLKVQDTPAPNTYNIPTTVQTPLYTISGRHKEPIDERLKVPSPGTYNPEKSYKFVLTYSPQYTFGVKIQTDKYADSPAPNTYRIASVLDTPVYTFSGRHKLPVDDRVRVPAPGTYFPEKVQLSKTPQITFGIKHSPRLGQLRPITPQQQTDKETNEEVRVTRTQIVSTPRNAESPRYETYNTNENISNNIISQNHVDDSNESNINVYDTRTQVTHLRSPSEARSTTATPEPVQETLTQEIVWVPEKPIRRGSYTIDTSDGNGSFERYNRNEVVPVEGGVVHMHESGERGGSNTNQNYQESVEREGYKQVTDKSVSNTNAFEKKQAGSQEVRTNTDVQHLPNGGTSTTTTTTTVKKFGTAAKAANSTTNITRTKVAVTSRDVGVK, encoded by the exons GTCGTGCGTCGGTTCCTGCGGCATCGCTACACGGGCGGTGGCCAGCGCCGCGTGTGCACCCGACGCCTGCCCCTTGTGACTACGAGCCCAGCAAAGCTGCTCGTCACGCGCCCGCTTTCTCTATCGGTCTTCGAGTCAGTATGCCGCAACCCGGTAGCCAGACCCCAG CACCCAACATCTATTCCATGCCTCCAGTCCTCGGAGAAGCGAAAGAGGGCAGTAAACGCGCAGCGCCAGCGTTCAGTATTACCGGTCGGGGCAAAACTATCGAGAGCAAAACGCCCATGCCCGGTCCGGGTACATACACCACCGATAAGGCAGCAGCGGTGCTTACTAAGAGACCACCCGCGTACACCATGGCACCAAGAAGGGAGGTCAAACAACCTTCTGCTTCTGTGCCAGGACCCGGAGTTTATTGCCCTGAAAAG GCCGATGCAATTCTCCGTGAAAAATCTCCAAAGTATAGCCTTTCtggtaaattaaaagttgaaaaaatagaatacTTACCAGCACCGAATGCATATAACCCTGAAAAGGCCGATAGGGTATTGAGAGAAAAGTCGCCCGCTTACTCGTTCCGAACAAAATCGGAGATTGTTAAAATACACGACGCCCCTGCACCAAATGTATATTCGCCTGAAAAGTCACTTAATGTTCTTAAAAGTGGCCCAAAGTATACGTTAGCTGGTAAAGGAGCAGCAGAAAAGCATGAAGTAACACCAGCGCCAAACTCATATAATCCACAGAAAGCTGATAAAATTCTACACGAAAGTTCGCCAGCTTACAGTATACGCACAAAGGAAATTGTGGAAAAAATTGAACAAACACCAGCTCCAAACGTATATGCTCCAGAAAAGTCAATGCATATGCTTAACGGTGGGCCCAAATTTAGTATTTCTGGTAAAAGTGAGTgcgttaaaattaatgaaaccCCTGCTCCTAATAGTTATAATCCACAAAAAGCTGACAAAGTTTTACATGAATCGTCTCCGTCGTACAGTTTCAGAATTAAGGAACAAAATGTTGTAAGAAGTGATTCCCCAGCGCCTAATGCATATTCCCCAGAgaactgtattaaaattttagatacatcacctaaatttacaataagtGGAAAAGGAGCATCAAGCAAAACTGACGACTTTCCAGGACCAAATGCATATTGTCCGGACAAAGCCGATAAGCTTTTGCACGAGTCATCTCCATCATATACGTTTCGGCCAAAAGAACACTTAAAGAAAATTGAGAATACGCCTGCACCTAATGCTTATTTTCcagaaaaatctataaatacaTTTGACAACTCACCAAAATTTACTATAAGTGGAAAAGGAGTAACACCAAAACATGACAACACTCCTGCTCCAAATACTTATAGCTTAGATAAAgtcgataaaattttatatgattcTTCACCTTCGTATAGTTTTAGAACGAAGAATTGTAACGATAAACCCAGTGATACACCCGCCCCAAATATGTATGATCCCCAGTTACTAAATGGGACCCCTAAGTTTAGTCTTTATGGCAAAGGTACTGATGCTAAGCCATTGGATACTCCTGGACCAAATGCTTACGATCCCCATTTATTAGACGGGACTCCAAGATATACTATGGCAGGGAGGAATGTTCAAGAAAAATCATCTGATGTTCCAGCACCTAATGCCTATAATCCACTTTTGGCGGAAAATTCTCccaaatttacattttctgGCCGTCCAGTAGACGGAAAGCCATCAGAGACTCCTGGTCCAACTAGTTATAACCCACATATTTCTAACGATTCTCCTAAATTTACTATATCTGGCAAAGGATCAAATGTAAAACCATCGGTTACTCCTGGGCCTAACACTTATGACCCAAATCTACCATCCAGTACGCCTATGTTTACAATAGCTGGTAAAGGACATCCAAGCAAAGTCATTGATACACCAGGACCAAATACCTACTTTACAGAAAAAGGGACTAATGCGATTTCAGAAAGTTCTCCCTCTTACACATTTAGGATTAAACACCTCCTTCCTAAGTCAGTCGATTCGCCTGCACCGAATTCCTATGATCCAAGCAAGTATATTCATTTGTTAGATGGTGTACCTAAATATTCTTTTGGGTTGAAAGGTCCAGCAGAAAAACCGTCTTCTAATCCCGCGCCTAATGCATATAATCCTGAAAAAGCTGATAAAGTACTTCACGAGCATTCTCCCGCTTTTACATTCCGTCCGAAGATTGAAAATAAGAAGATCGACGATACTCCGGCCCCTAATGTATATAACCCTGATAAGGCAGATAAAATTCTTTTGGATAACGCTCCACGTTATTCATTCAGAATTAAGACAAATCCTCCTAAGCCAGATAACGTCCCTGCTCCAAATTCATACAATCCCGATAAAGCAGATAAAGTTATGATGCATCACGCGCCACAATATTCCTTTAGGATTAAAACTGATAATTTGAAAGTTCAGGATACACCAG cgcCCAATACTTACAATATTCCTACAACCGTTCAAACTCCACTATATACAATATCTGGTCGACATAAGGAACCTATAGACGAACGTTTAAAGGTCCCATCTCCTGGCACATACAATCCAGAGAAGAGTTATAAATTTGTGTTAACATATTCGCCTCAATATACTTTTGGAGTCAAAATTCAAACAGATAAATATGCTGATTCGCCCG CCCCCAATACGTACAGAATAGCATCTGTATTGGATACTCCGGTCTACACGTTTTCAGGACGTCATAAACTTCCCGTAGACGACCGTGTTCGTGTTCCCGCGCCTGGCACCTACTTCCCCGAAAAG GTCCAGTTAAGTAAAACACCTCAGATTACGTTCGGCATTAAGCATTCTCCTCGCTTGGGTCAACTAAGGCCGATTACACCGCAACAACAAACAGATAAAGAAACTAATGAGGAAGTGCGTGTAACGCGGACACAAATCGTTTCGACGCCGAGAAACGCTGAAAGTCCTCGGTACGAAACCTACAATACAAACGAAAATATATCGAACAATATAATATCGCAAAACCATGTCGACGACTCGAAcgaatcaaatataaatgtttatgatACTCGTACTCAAGTAACTCATTTAAGATCACCCAGTGAAGCTAGGAGTACGACTGCGACACCTGAACCAGTCCAAGAAACTCTGACTCAAGAGATTGTTTGGGTACCAGAAAAGCCTATTCGTCGTGGTTCCTACACCATAGATACGTCTGATGGAAATGGATCCTTTGAAAGGTACAATAGAAATGAAGTCGTTCCTGTCGAAGGAGGAGTTGTACATATGCATGAAAGTGGCGAGAGAGGTGGATCAAACACCAATCAAAATTATCAAGAATCTGTAGAAAGGGAAGGATATAAGCAAGTTACTGATAAGAGTGTCAGTAATACTAATGCCTTTGAAAAGAAGCAAGCTGGTTCTCAAGAAGTTCGTACAAACACAGATGTACAACACTTACCCAATGGAGGAACGTCAACGACTACCACTACAACAACAGTCAAAAAATTCGGCACGGCCGCTAAAGCTGCTAATTCTACAACCAATATCACACGTACCAAGGTCGCAGTCACATCACGTGATGTTggtgttaagtaa
- the LOC106708851 gene encoding uncharacterized protein LOC106708851 isoform X2 encodes MGVRQNPWTPTKRRGPIAAEAASPGPAVVSLPSLIGKPPPESRKPRAPAFTFGQKLELAASGHAGPGPATYNTEGMTAKAPNIYSMPPVLGEAKEGSKRAAPAFSITGRGKTIESKTPMPGPGTYTTDKAAAVLTKRPPAYTMAPRREVKQPSASVPGPGVYCPEKADAILREKSPKYSLSGKLKVEKIEYLPAPNAYNPEKADRVLREKSPAYSFRTKSEIVKIHDAPAPNVYSPEKSLNVLKSGPKYTLAGKGAAEKHEVTPAPNSYNPQKADKILHESSPAYSIRTKEIVEKIEQTPAPNVYAPEKSMHMLNGGPKFSISGKSECVKINETPAPNSYNPQKADKVLHESSPSYSFRIKEQNVVRSDSPAPNAYSPENCIKILDTSPKFTISGKGASSKTDDFPGPNAYCPDKADKLLHESSPSYTFRPKEHLKKIENTPAPNAYFPEKSINTFDNSPKFTISGKGVTPKHDNTPAPNTYSLDKVDKILYDSSPSYSFRTKNCNDKPSDTPAPNMYDPQLLNGTPKFSLYGKGTDAKPLDTPGPNAYDPHLLDGTPRYTMAGRNVQEKSSDVPAPNAYNPLLAENSPKFTFSGRPVDGKPSETPGPTSYNPHISNDSPKFTISGKGSNVKPSVTPGPNTYDPNLPSSTPMFTIAGKGHPSKVIDTPGPNTYFTEKGTNAISESSPSYTFRIKHLLPKSVDSPAPNSYDPSKYIHLLDGVPKYSFGLKGPAEKPSSNPAPNAYNPEKADKVLHEHSPAFTFRPKIENKKIDDTPAPNVYNPDKADKILLDNAPRYSFRIKTNPPKPDNVPAPNSYNPDKADKVMMHHAPQYSFRIKTDNLKVQDTPAPNTYNIPTTVQTPLYTISGRHKEPIDERLKVPSPGTYNPEKSYKFVLTYSPQYTFGVKIQTDKYADSPAPNTYRIASVLDTPVYTFSGRHKLPVDDRVRVPAPGTYFPEKVQLSKTPQITFGIKHSPRLGQLRPITPQQQTDKETNEEVRVTRTQIVSTPRNAESPRYETYNTNENISNNIISQNHVDDSNESNINVYDTRTQVTHLRSPSEARSTTATPEPVQETLTQEIVWVPEKPIRRGSYTIDTSDGNGSFERYNRNEVVPVEGGVVHMHESGERGGSNTNQNYQESVEREGYKQVTDKSVSNTNAFEKKQAGSQEVRTNTDVQHLPNGGTSTTTTTTTVKKFGTAAKAANSTTNITRTKVAVTSRDVGVK; translated from the exons CACCCAACATCTATTCCATGCCTCCAGTCCTCGGAGAAGCGAAAGAGGGCAGTAAACGCGCAGCGCCAGCGTTCAGTATTACCGGTCGGGGCAAAACTATCGAGAGCAAAACGCCCATGCCCGGTCCGGGTACATACACCACCGATAAGGCAGCAGCGGTGCTTACTAAGAGACCACCCGCGTACACCATGGCACCAAGAAGGGAGGTCAAACAACCTTCTGCTTCTGTGCCAGGACCCGGAGTTTATTGCCCTGAAAAG GCCGATGCAATTCTCCGTGAAAAATCTCCAAAGTATAGCCTTTCtggtaaattaaaagttgaaaaaatagaatacTTACCAGCACCGAATGCATATAACCCTGAAAAGGCCGATAGGGTATTGAGAGAAAAGTCGCCCGCTTACTCGTTCCGAACAAAATCGGAGATTGTTAAAATACACGACGCCCCTGCACCAAATGTATATTCGCCTGAAAAGTCACTTAATGTTCTTAAAAGTGGCCCAAAGTATACGTTAGCTGGTAAAGGAGCAGCAGAAAAGCATGAAGTAACACCAGCGCCAAACTCATATAATCCACAGAAAGCTGATAAAATTCTACACGAAAGTTCGCCAGCTTACAGTATACGCACAAAGGAAATTGTGGAAAAAATTGAACAAACACCAGCTCCAAACGTATATGCTCCAGAAAAGTCAATGCATATGCTTAACGGTGGGCCCAAATTTAGTATTTCTGGTAAAAGTGAGTgcgttaaaattaatgaaaccCCTGCTCCTAATAGTTATAATCCACAAAAAGCTGACAAAGTTTTACATGAATCGTCTCCGTCGTACAGTTTCAGAATTAAGGAACAAAATGTTGTAAGAAGTGATTCCCCAGCGCCTAATGCATATTCCCCAGAgaactgtattaaaattttagatacatcacctaaatttacaataagtGGAAAAGGAGCATCAAGCAAAACTGACGACTTTCCAGGACCAAATGCATATTGTCCGGACAAAGCCGATAAGCTTTTGCACGAGTCATCTCCATCATATACGTTTCGGCCAAAAGAACACTTAAAGAAAATTGAGAATACGCCTGCACCTAATGCTTATTTTCcagaaaaatctataaatacaTTTGACAACTCACCAAAATTTACTATAAGTGGAAAAGGAGTAACACCAAAACATGACAACACTCCTGCTCCAAATACTTATAGCTTAGATAAAgtcgataaaattttatatgattcTTCACCTTCGTATAGTTTTAGAACGAAGAATTGTAACGATAAACCCAGTGATACACCCGCCCCAAATATGTATGATCCCCAGTTACTAAATGGGACCCCTAAGTTTAGTCTTTATGGCAAAGGTACTGATGCTAAGCCATTGGATACTCCTGGACCAAATGCTTACGATCCCCATTTATTAGACGGGACTCCAAGATATACTATGGCAGGGAGGAATGTTCAAGAAAAATCATCTGATGTTCCAGCACCTAATGCCTATAATCCACTTTTGGCGGAAAATTCTCccaaatttacattttctgGCCGTCCAGTAGACGGAAAGCCATCAGAGACTCCTGGTCCAACTAGTTATAACCCACATATTTCTAACGATTCTCCTAAATTTACTATATCTGGCAAAGGATCAAATGTAAAACCATCGGTTACTCCTGGGCCTAACACTTATGACCCAAATCTACCATCCAGTACGCCTATGTTTACAATAGCTGGTAAAGGACATCCAAGCAAAGTCATTGATACACCAGGACCAAATACCTACTTTACAGAAAAAGGGACTAATGCGATTTCAGAAAGTTCTCCCTCTTACACATTTAGGATTAAACACCTCCTTCCTAAGTCAGTCGATTCGCCTGCACCGAATTCCTATGATCCAAGCAAGTATATTCATTTGTTAGATGGTGTACCTAAATATTCTTTTGGGTTGAAAGGTCCAGCAGAAAAACCGTCTTCTAATCCCGCGCCTAATGCATATAATCCTGAAAAAGCTGATAAAGTACTTCACGAGCATTCTCCCGCTTTTACATTCCGTCCGAAGATTGAAAATAAGAAGATCGACGATACTCCGGCCCCTAATGTATATAACCCTGATAAGGCAGATAAAATTCTTTTGGATAACGCTCCACGTTATTCATTCAGAATTAAGACAAATCCTCCTAAGCCAGATAACGTCCCTGCTCCAAATTCATACAATCCCGATAAAGCAGATAAAGTTATGATGCATCACGCGCCACAATATTCCTTTAGGATTAAAACTGATAATTTGAAAGTTCAGGATACACCAG cgcCCAATACTTACAATATTCCTACAACCGTTCAAACTCCACTATATACAATATCTGGTCGACATAAGGAACCTATAGACGAACGTTTAAAGGTCCCATCTCCTGGCACATACAATCCAGAGAAGAGTTATAAATTTGTGTTAACATATTCGCCTCAATATACTTTTGGAGTCAAAATTCAAACAGATAAATATGCTGATTCGCCCG CCCCCAATACGTACAGAATAGCATCTGTATTGGATACTCCGGTCTACACGTTTTCAGGACGTCATAAACTTCCCGTAGACGACCGTGTTCGTGTTCCCGCGCCTGGCACCTACTTCCCCGAAAAG GTCCAGTTAAGTAAAACACCTCAGATTACGTTCGGCATTAAGCATTCTCCTCGCTTGGGTCAACTAAGGCCGATTACACCGCAACAACAAACAGATAAAGAAACTAATGAGGAAGTGCGTGTAACGCGGACACAAATCGTTTCGACGCCGAGAAACGCTGAAAGTCCTCGGTACGAAACCTACAATACAAACGAAAATATATCGAACAATATAATATCGCAAAACCATGTCGACGACTCGAAcgaatcaaatataaatgtttatgatACTCGTACTCAAGTAACTCATTTAAGATCACCCAGTGAAGCTAGGAGTACGACTGCGACACCTGAACCAGTCCAAGAAACTCTGACTCAAGAGATTGTTTGGGTACCAGAAAAGCCTATTCGTCGTGGTTCCTACACCATAGATACGTCTGATGGAAATGGATCCTTTGAAAGGTACAATAGAAATGAAGTCGTTCCTGTCGAAGGAGGAGTTGTACATATGCATGAAAGTGGCGAGAGAGGTGGATCAAACACCAATCAAAATTATCAAGAATCTGTAGAAAGGGAAGGATATAAGCAAGTTACTGATAAGAGTGTCAGTAATACTAATGCCTTTGAAAAGAAGCAAGCTGGTTCTCAAGAAGTTCGTACAAACACAGATGTACAACACTTACCCAATGGAGGAACGTCAACGACTACCACTACAACAACAGTCAAAAAATTCGGCACGGCCGCTAAAGCTGCTAATTCTACAACCAATATCACACGTACCAAGGTCGCAGTCACATCACGTGATGTTggtgttaagtaa